One part of the Phoenix dactylifera cultivar Barhee BC4 chromosome 4, palm_55x_up_171113_PBpolish2nd_filt_p, whole genome shotgun sequence genome encodes these proteins:
- the LOC113463478 gene encoding LOW QUALITY PROTEIN: 3-ketoacyl-CoA synthase 4-like (The sequence of the model RefSeq protein was modified relative to this genomic sequence to represent the inferred CDS: inserted 1 base in 1 codon; deleted 2 bases in 2 codons), translating into MGGGGAASAAADRVLIQEAVPGPSPSRRLPDFLQSVNLKYVKLGYHYLITHLVTLLLIPLMAMILVEAGRTDPDDIRQLWVHLQYNLVSVLVCSAVLVFGSTVYIMTRPRPVYLVDYACYRPPERLQVRFHSFMEHSRLSGEFNEGALEFQRRILERSGLGEETYVPEAMHFLPPRPSMAYAREEAEQVMFGALDALFRNTGVKPKDISILVVNCSLFNPTPSLSAMIVNHYKLRSNIKSFNLGGMGCSAGVIAVDLARDLLQAHRSTYAVVVSTENITQNWYFGNRKSMLIPNCLFRVGAAAVLLSNRSSDRRRSKYRLVHVVRTHRGADDRAFRCVYQEQDDRGKVGVSLSKDLMAIAGGALKTNITTLGPLVLPISEQLLFFATLVAKKLFNAKVKPYIPDFKLAFDHFCIHAGGRAVIDELEKNLQLTPVHVEPSRMTLHRFGNTSSSSIWYELAYIEAKXRMRRGHRVWQIAFGSGFKCNSAVWQALRNVKPSPNSPWEDCMDRYPVQLVDGFPASRPQQ; encoded by the exons ATGGGCGGGGGAGGAGCGGCGAGCGCGGCGGCCGATCGCGTCCTGATCCAGGAAGCGGTCCCGGGGCCAAGCCCGAGCCGGCGGCTGCCGGACTTCCTCCAGAGCGTGAATCTCAAGTATGTGAAATTGGGGTATCATTATCTGATCACCCACCTGGTGACCCTGTTGTTGATTCCCTTGATGGCGATGATCCTGGTGGAGGCCGGCCGGACCGACCCGGACGATATCCGGCAGCTCTGGGTCCATCTCCAGTACAACTTGGTGAGCGTCCTCGTCTGCTCCGCAGTCCTGGTCTTCGGCAGCACCGTCTACATCATGACCCGGCCCCGCCCGGTGTACCTCGTCGACTACGCCTGCTACCGCCCCCCCGAACGCTTGCAGGTCCGCTTCCACAGCTTCATGGAGCACTCCCGCCTCTCCGGCGAATTCAACGAGGGCGCCCTCGAGTTCCAGCGCAGGATCCTCGAGCGCTCCGGCCTCGGCGAGGAGACCTATGTCCCCGAGGCCATGCACTTCTTGCCGCCCCGTCCCTCCATGGCCTACGCCCGCGAGGAGGCCGAGCAGGTCATGTTCGGCGCCCTCGACGCCCTGTTCCGCAACACCGGCGTCAAGCCCAAGGACATCAGCATCCTCGTCGTCAATTGCAGCCTCTTCAAccccaccccctccctctccgccATGATCGTCAACCACTACAAGCTCCGCAGCAACATCAAGAGCTTCAACCTCGGCGGCATGGGCTGCAGCGCCGGCGTCATCGCTGTCGACCTCGCCCGCGACCTCCTCCAGGCCCACCGCAGCACCTACGCCGTCGTCGTCAGCACCGAGAACATCACCCAGAACTGGTACTTCGGCAACCGCAAGTCCATGCTCATCCCCAACTGCCTCTTCCGCGTCGGCGCCGCCGCCGTGCTCCTCTCCAACCGCTCCTCCGACCGCCGCCGCTCCAAGTACAGGCTCGTCCACGTCGTGCGCACCCACCGC GGGGCCGACGACAGGGCCTTCCGCTGCGTGTACCAGGAGCAGGATGACCGTGGCAAGGTCGGCGTCTCGCTCTCCAAGGATCTCATGGCGATTGCTGGAGGGGCGCTCAAGACCAACATCAccacgctcggccccctggtgCTCCCCATCAGCGAGCAGCTCCTCTTCTTTGCCACCCTCGTCGCCAAGAAGCTCTTCAATGCCAAGGTTAAGCCATACATCCCGGATTTCAAGCTCGCGTTTGACCACTTCTGCATCCATGCAGGGGGCCGTGCTGTGATCGATGAGCTCGAAAAGAACCTGCAGCTCACGCCTGTCCATGTGGAGCCCTCTCGGATGACCCTGCACCGGTTCGGCAACACATCCTCCAGCTCCATTTGGTATGAGCTCGCCTACATCGAGGCCA GGCGGATGCGGAGGGGCCACCGGGTGTGGCAGATTGCTTTTGGGAGCGGCTTCAAGTGCAAC AGCGCCGTGTGGCAGGCTCTTCGCAATGTGAAGCCTTCTCCCAACAGCCCATGGGAGGACTGCATGGATAGGTACCCTGTGCAGTTAGTTGATGGTTTTCCTGCTTCACGGCCGCAGCAATAA